A genomic stretch from Asterias rubens chromosome 7, eAstRub1.3, whole genome shotgun sequence includes:
- the LOC117292898 gene encoding UPF0394 inner membrane protein YeeE-like, producing MASGVVQLAVSLMTGLVFGYAVEKSRVFEPRSIRNQFIYSRFIMMKMFLSALTTSIVCFCFLSTIPMTRKYFTRIRNGYMSCLTRKGVLMSVCGGVMLGAGMALAATCPGIVLAQIGTLVPNSSYCLAGCFFGVFLYALTDSSLTKYFETSPSKEQTKPIDVYLGIPYPVLGVTMAILTSSVVFVIELLFPWQTEIEGLNLGNEGSLMSQRAWPPYLAGTLIGALQVPVSLLVGDTLGGSQSYCTLLSQMLVIKKLQRKLPYLMQYRHGVENWWQVLFVSGAVGGAYFSAVSSSSLGLAVGIAPSSAFLGGTLMLYGARMAGGCTSGHGLSGFGLMMALSMVAVPAMFGGGTAMGFLIHYLGNESLL from the exons TGTTTGAACCTCGATCAATCCGGAATCAGTTCATCTACTCTCGTTTCATCATGATGAAGATGTTCCTTTCTGCCCTTACTACAAGCATCGTCTGCTTTTGTTTCCTCTCTACGATTCCAATGACCCGGAAGTACTTCACTCGCATCCGCAATGGTTACATGTCTTGTTTGACTCGCAAGGGGGTGTTGATGTCAGTTTGTGGGGGAGTCATGCTGGGTGCTGGGATGGCGCTCGCTGCCACG tgTCCGGGAATAGTCTTAGCCCAAATTGGAACATTGGTACCTAATTCAA GTTACTGCCTCGCTGGTTGCTTCTTCGGAGTTTTCTTATACGCATTAACAGACTCTTCACTCACTAAGTATTTTGAGACATCACCAAGCAAAGAGCAAAC TAAGCCTATTGATGTGTACTTGGGTATTCCTTACCCTGTGCTTGGTGTTACCATGGCGATATTGACGTCATCGGTGGTCTTTGTTATCGAGTTATTATTTCCCTGGCAGACAGAAATCGAG GGTTTAAATCTCGGTAATGAAGGATCTTTGATGTCACAGAGAGCATGGCCGCCATACTTGGCAG gtACTTTGATCGGTGCATTGCAAGTACCAGTCAGTCTCCTTGTTGGTGATACACTCGGAGGAAGCCAGAGTTATTGTACTTTACTATCGCAGATGTTGGTAATTAAGAAACTACAGAGGAAGTTACCTTACCTTATGCAATACAGACACGGGGTAGAGAACTGGTGGCAG GTACTTTTCGTATCAGGGGCCGTAGGTGGCGCTTATTTTTCAGCTGTCTCGTCCAGCTCTCTCGGCCTCGCTGTgggtatagcgccctcttcagCTTTCTTAGGAGGAACTCTTATGTTGTATGGAGCAAGAATGGCAGGGGGCTGTACCAG CGGACACGGCCTGTCTGGTTTCGGCCTCATGATGGCGCTCTCCATGGTAGCTGTTCCAGCTATGTTTGGTGGTGGCACTGCGATGGGATTCTTAATTCATTACCTTGGAAACGAATCATTGCTGTGA